TCGTGATCGCCGGTTTCTTCACGCTGCTGGGCTCGATGCTGGCGGGGCAGATCATCAAGATGATCGAGGGCTTCCCCGACTACCTCGACTCCGTGATCAACTGGGTCAACACGACGTTTCGCACCGACCTCAGACGTGTGGACATCCAGGAGGGCCTGCTCCACTCCGACTGGCTGAGGAAGTACGCGCAGAACAGCGCCGCCGGCGTCCTGGACGTCTCCACACAGGTCCTCGGCGGCCTCTTCCAACTGCTGACGATCTCGCTGTTCTCGTTCTACTTCGCCGCCGACGGACCGCGCCTGCGCCGAGCGCTGTGCTCCGTCCTGCCGCCCGCGAAGCAGACCGAGGTGCTGCGCGCGTGGGAGATCGCCGTCGACAAGACCGGCGGATACCTGTACTCGCGCGGGTTGATGGCCCTGATCTCGGGCGTGGCCCACTTCATACTGCTGCAGGCGCTCGGCATCCCGTACGCGCCCGTCCTCGGTGTGTGGGTGGGCGTGGTCTCGCAGTTCATCCCGACCATCGGCACCTATCTCGCGGGCGCCCTGCCCATGTTGATCGCCTTCACGGTCAACCCCTGGTACGCGCTGTGGGTGCTGGTCTTCGTCGTGGTCTACCAGCAGTTCGAGAACTACATGCTGCAGCCCAAGCTGACCTCGAAGACCGTCGACATCCATCCCGCCGTCGCCTTCGGATCGGTCATCGCCGGCACCGCCCTCCTCGGCGCCGTAGGCGCGCTGATCTCCATCCCGGCGGTCGCCACACTCCAGGCGTTCCTGGGCGCGTACGTGAAGCGCTACGACGTCACCGACGACCCCCGCGTCCATGGGCACCGCGGCCGCGGCGACGGACCGAGCCCGCTCACGCGCGCGCGACGCCTGTGGACGAAGGCGCGGCAGCGGGCGGCGAGATCACGGGACGGGTCCGGCGGAGGCTGACGAGGCGGTCGGCCGGCGTGCCTCGGGAGGGCCTGTGCCTCAAGGAGGCCTGTGCCTCGAGCGAGCAGGAGAGCCGGGGGTCGAGGAGGGCGTGGGTCAGTACGTGAGGACGGCCCACACGCCGGTCGCGGCGACCGCGGTCGCATAGCAGCCCACCGCCGCGGCCACGATCCGCCGCCGTACGGTCTCGCTCCAGGACGTGCGCGACAGCATCCAGGCCAGCGCGGGCAGGACCAGGACGGCGTGCAGGCTGACCCCGTGCAGGGGCTTGAGCGGGGCCGTGGAGTGGTAGGCCGCGTCCTGGTGGCCGGTCCGGGTGAGCACGACACCGCGCGCGATCATCGCCGCGCCCGAGGCGAGCGCGACCAGCAGGACCGCGAAACCGGAGCGCACCGCGAGCGCCATCCCGGCCGGACCCGTCGGCCGGCGCCGGAAGGACGCCACCGCGAACACGGTGAGCACCACCACGAGGACACCGCCGCCGACCGCGAGCGTCATGGACACGGCCGTGTCGAAGGGCGTCTCCATGTCCAGGTGCGAGGGCACGCCCCGCCACGCCTGAAGCGTGATGCCCCCGACCTCCACCACACAGTCGGCGGCGAACACCCCGAGCAGTCCGGCCCGCAGCCGCGGCCCGACGCGCAGGCACGACGTGACCCACAGGACCGCGAGGAGCGTCACGCC
This window of the Streptomyces sp. NBC_01275 genome carries:
- a CDS encoding AI-2E family transporter gives rise to the protein MVPTDETGQAARHASPLGTTPPTVPPPADGADGRDARMPRWLPRAMVLALALVGVFQLGTWAFHQLIGLLINILIAFFLALAVEPAVSRMAARGMRRGFATFLVFFGLLIVIAGFFTLLGSMLAGQIIKMIEGFPDYLDSVINWVNTTFRTDLRRVDIQEGLLHSDWLRKYAQNSAAGVLDVSTQVLGGLFQLLTISLFSFYFAADGPRLRRALCSVLPPAKQTEVLRAWEIAVDKTGGYLYSRGLMALISGVAHFILLQALGIPYAPVLGVWVGVVSQFIPTIGTYLAGALPMLIAFTVNPWYALWVLVFVVVYQQFENYMLQPKLTSKTVDIHPAVAFGSVIAGTALLGAVGALISIPAVATLQAFLGAYVKRYDVTDDPRVHGHRGRGDGPSPLTRARRLWTKARQRAARSRDGSGGG